TTAATTGCTTTAGTGTTTCTACTGTGTAAGATAAACCTTTACGTTTAATTTCAAGGTCTGAGACCTCAAAATATTCATTTTCTTGGGTAGCTAAATTACACATTTCTAATCTATGACTAGCCTCAGAAATGTGTTTTGTTTGTTTATGGGGGGGGATAGCAGAAGGCATAAATATCACTTTAGATAATTTATGTTTTAACCTAGCATTTTCTGCTATATATAAATGCCCGTTGTGAATTGGGTCAAAGGTTCCTCCGAAAATACCTATTTTTGTTTTTGACTTCATAATGGTACTTCCTTTACTCTCCATCATCGTCATAATAATCGAATAAGAGATTCTCAAATTTTACGGAATCTCCTTCTTGTATACCTGCATCTTTTAAGGCTTTTATGATTCCTGTTTTCTTTAGTAATCTTTGAAATCTTTGAACCGCTACTCTGTTTTCAAAGTCTGTAATAGCGGCTAATCGTTTAGCTGTTGGTCCACTTACTACAAATACTTCCTCTTCTATCTTAACGGTAAAAGGTTCTTCTTCTTTCACTGGTACAGTAATTATTAGTGGAATATCCTCTTCACTGTCACTTGGGTTGTTTTCCTCTATTTCCTTTAACTGAATATAGGCCTCACGCATTAATGCTGGTACACCTTTACCAGTTACTGCCGATATTAAAAACACTTTATAACCCTGCTCTGTAAAATAGTCAATAACATCTTGTACTAGTTCTTGTTCATTTATTAAATCAAATTTGTTTAGAGCTATAATTTGAGGCCTTAGAGAAAGGCTTTTATCGTACTCTTTTAGTTCTTTATTGATAGCTTGAAAATCCTCTATAGGATCTCTACCTTCATAACCAGATACATCTATTACATGAATAAAAAGCTTTGTTCGCTCTACATGTCGTAAAAATTCATGGCCTAAACCTTGGCCTTGTGCTGCCCCTTTTATTAAGCCAGGAATATCTGCCATTACAAAGCTTTGACCCTGCTCTAAATATATGGTTCCGAGCTTA
This Clostridium sp. 'deep sea' DNA region includes the following protein-coding sequences:
- the obgE gene encoding GTPase ObgE, which codes for MFYDKAKIYVAGGAGGNGIVAYRREKYVPLGGPAGGNGGNGGSVILEVDKGLRTLIDLRYQRKYVADRGKHGEGSKKHGKNGLDITVKVPPGTVVYDDDSNTMLADLLIEGQKFIAANGGRGGRGNASFVTSVHRAPALSENGLPGEERTLRLEMKLLADVGLVGYPNVGKSTLLSTVSAAKPKIAGYHFTTLKPKLGTIYLEQGQSFVMADIPGLIKGAAQGQGLGHEFLRHVERTKLFIHVIDVSGYEGRDPIEDFQAINKELKEYDKSLSLRPQIIALNKFDLINEQELVQDVIDYFTEQGYKVFLISAVTGKGVPALMREAYIQLKEIEENNPSDSEEDIPLIITVPVKEEEPFTVKIEEEVFVVSGPTAKRLAAITDFENRVAVQRFQRLLKKTGIIKALKDAGIQEGDSVKFENLLFDYYDDDGE